In Dolichospermum flos-aquae CCAP 1403/13F, the following proteins share a genomic window:
- a CDS encoding pentapeptide repeat-containing protein encodes MNVQELLARYATGERSFTCIALPGANLQGVNLGGVDFGRADLRGANLTAASLSGANLSKANLQGATLARAHLSEVILCGADLTQATLTTAHLNESDLSGALLSGANLCDANLHMASISAANLQGANLSGAKMGGVRMWKADLQGADLSGADLSEANLCEVNLTGANLDDTDMSETFLTGAIMPDGSIHS; translated from the coding sequence ATGAATGTTCAAGAACTTTTAGCTAGATACGCGACAGGAGAAAGAAGCTTTACCTGTATTGCTTTACCAGGAGCAAATTTGCAAGGAGTCAATTTGGGTGGGGTGGACTTCGGTAGAGCAGATTTAAGAGGAGCAAACCTGACAGCAGCTTCTTTGAGTGGAGCTAATTTGAGTAAAGCGAATCTTCAAGGAGCAACATTAGCAAGAGCGCATTTATCCGAAGTTATTCTCTGTGGTGCTGATTTAACTCAAGCTACATTAACAACTGCTCATTTAAATGAATCAGATCTCAGTGGTGCATTGTTAAGTGGTGCTAACTTGTGTGATGCTAATTTACACATGGCATCAATTTCCGCCGCAAACTTACAGGGTGCAAATCTCAGTGGTGCAAAAATGGGAGGTGTGAGAATGTGGAAAGCAGATTTACAAGGTGCGGACTTGAGTGGTGCTGATTTAAGCGAGGCTAATTTGTGCGAAGTAAATTTAACTGGAGCTAATTTAGATGATACAGATATGAGTGAAACTTTCT